A single genomic interval of Legionella israelensis harbors:
- a CDS encoding SIMPL domain-containing protein — translation MMSGKMIVASLLLALGFAVSGFFISSGLVESRKELRYVSVKGLAERVVKADQALWTINFKLVNNELPALYQAIEDAQAKVKQFLLKQGFKENEISNNPISVNDNQSNSYNSQNQNLPRYTADAGITVSTKRVDMIQTTEEKTGDLVAQGVVVTSSNAIYRFNGLNDIKPAMLDEATASAHTAAQSFAHHAKAKLGYIRKALQGLFTISDANSTYDSGNAIMKKVRVVTTVEYQLQ, via the coding sequence ATGATGTCTGGAAAAATGATAGTTGCTTCACTTCTTCTTGCTTTAGGTTTTGCTGTCAGTGGATTTTTTATCTCTAGCGGACTTGTTGAATCGCGTAAAGAGTTAAGATATGTCAGCGTGAAAGGTTTGGCTGAACGAGTGGTTAAAGCTGATCAAGCCCTTTGGACAATTAATTTTAAACTGGTCAATAACGAGCTTCCTGCTCTTTATCAGGCTATAGAAGATGCTCAGGCCAAGGTAAAACAATTTTTATTGAAACAAGGATTTAAAGAAAACGAAATCAGTAACAATCCGATATCCGTTAACGATAATCAAAGTAACAGTTATAATTCCCAGAATCAAAATTTACCCCGTTACACCGCCGATGCTGGAATTACAGTCAGTACAAAGCGTGTTGATATGATCCAGACCACTGAAGAGAAAACAGGAGATTTAGTGGCACAAGGGGTCGTCGTGACGTCCTCTAATGCCATATATCGTTTTAATGGTTTGAATGATATTAAACCAGCTATGCTTGATGAAGCGACAGCGAGTGCACATACGGCTGCCCAAAGTTTTGCCCATCACGCTAAGGCAAAACTGGGTTACATACGAAAAGCATTACAAGGACTGTTTACCATTAGTGACGCGAATTCCACGTATGATTCGGGTAATGCGATTATGAAAAAGGTACGTGTGGTAACGACAGTGGAATATCAATTACAATAA
- a CDS encoding IS4 family transposase, translated as MDWIDHEYGSVNIGDQRLNKRAKELLKRFSDKPTSSIPESCKGWSETKAAYRFFENNTVTAKKIIKPHRIATLKRIKEHPIILLLQDTTTLNYSGQKEREDIGPIQQDNVRGLFLHPTLAVTPNRECLGVVDYEQWSREKFTHRSSEERRAERDSKAIKDKESYRWVRGYKKATKLAKAMPDTQFVYIADREGDIYDIYHEANTAFAKGTADWVIRATFDRSILDENQPKKRNKLKTSVKASSSIGKITFTTSSFGNRKKREVAQDIYAKEVTLLPPRDKAKEGFTPVKITTIIATETNPPPGEKAIEWTLLTSVPISNLEAALQVIQWYLCRWQIEIFFKVLKSGCAIEKLQLSNKQRFDPCLALYLIVAWRILFMTMVGRASPSLSSECLFEPIEWQTAYVMIYEKPPPNEPPTLKDTLRMIAQLGGFLGRKHDGEPGPIVMWKGLRTLYEYIKAREVFTRAFGHTYG; from the coding sequence ATGGATTGGATCGACCATGAGTATGGTTCCGTGAATATCGGCGATCAACGTTTAAATAAACGAGCAAAAGAGTTATTAAAAAGGTTTAGTGATAAACCAACATCAAGTATACCTGAAAGTTGTAAAGGTTGGTCGGAAACCAAAGCAGCCTATCGATTTTTTGAGAATAATACGGTTACCGCAAAAAAAATTATAAAACCTCATCGCATAGCCACCCTTAAGCGAATTAAAGAACATCCGATTATCTTATTGCTTCAAGACACAACAACGCTTAACTATAGCGGTCAAAAAGAACGTGAAGATATTGGCCCTATTCAACAAGATAACGTGCGGGGTCTTTTTCTTCATCCCACTCTTGCGGTAACGCCCAACCGCGAATGTTTAGGAGTAGTTGACTATGAACAGTGGTCACGGGAAAAATTTACGCATCGAAGCTCAGAAGAACGAAGAGCTGAACGTGATTCAAAAGCAATAAAAGACAAGGAAAGTTACCGGTGGGTCAGAGGTTATAAAAAAGCCACAAAACTTGCTAAGGCAATGCCCGATACTCAATTTGTTTATATTGCTGATAGAGAAGGTGATATTTATGATATCTATCATGAAGCGAATACAGCTTTCGCTAAAGGAACTGCCGATTGGGTGATTAGAGCAACATTCGATCGTTCTATTTTGGATGAGAATCAACCTAAAAAACGCAATAAATTAAAAACAAGCGTAAAAGCCTCTTCCAGTATTGGAAAAATAACATTTACTACGTCCTCATTTGGAAATAGAAAAAAACGAGAAGTAGCACAAGATATTTATGCAAAAGAAGTGACTTTGCTCCCTCCTCGGGATAAAGCAAAAGAAGGTTTTACCCCCGTTAAAATAACAACAATCATTGCCACAGAGACAAACCCACCGCCTGGAGAGAAAGCAATCGAGTGGACACTTTTAACCAGTGTACCTATATCCAACTTGGAAGCAGCGTTACAAGTAATTCAATGGTACTTATGTCGCTGGCAGATCGAAATTTTTTTCAAGGTATTGAAAAGCGGATGCGCTATTGAAAAATTGCAGTTAAGCAACAAGCAACGATTTGACCCTTGCCTCGCTCTGTATCTTATTGTTGCTTGGCGTATTTTGTTCATGACCATGGTTGGTCGTGCTTCCCCATCATTAAGCAGTGAATGTCTATTTGAGCCCATAGAATGGCAAACCGCCTATGTTATGATCTATGAAAAACCCCCTCCAAATGAACCCCCAACCCTGAAAGATACTCTGAGAATGATTGCCCAATTAGGAGGTTTTCTCGGACGAAAGCATGACGGTGAGCCCGGTCCTATTGTGATGTGGAAAGGTTTACGAACCCTTTATGAATATATTAAAGCGCGTGAAGTATTTACACGCGCTTTTGGACATACTTATGGGTAA
- a CDS encoding ABC transporter permease translates to MKYWTYYQQALVNLTAAKLRSFLAVLGILVGTAAVVALISCGQLATEKALEQFKALGTDLMAITVYAKSSDKSHSSLDHLSLQQWRQLPEHMPLIEKIAPYALAYQPVSFSGKPLQAAVIGADEALADIIDIQLAEGYFVSFVESFEHFCVIGDGLARQLKEASQDNPVGRQLRIGSNLYTIIGIAKPWKENGFFNEDINQAVIIPIGGMPLVQKDSKINNAIILLKPESQIDEVIEQIKQIITFQAPKLNVFPRSAKQIIASMENQGRIFTLLLAVIGGISLLVGGIGVMNVMLVSVSERKKEIGIRKAVGARNREIQDLFLVESVMLGLLGGVLGVVLGLTATLVIAVFSHWTFHFYIMPSLAGFAVSVTTGIFFGYYPAKWAAKLEPIASLRGE, encoded by the coding sequence ATGAAATATTGGACTTATTATCAGCAAGCCCTGGTTAATCTTACCGCTGCAAAATTACGCTCCTTTCTGGCCGTCCTGGGTATATTGGTGGGTACGGCAGCGGTGGTTGCTTTAATCAGTTGTGGCCAGTTAGCCACGGAAAAGGCTTTGGAACAATTCAAAGCACTGGGTACGGATCTGATGGCCATTACCGTTTATGCAAAATCATCGGATAAGTCACACAGCAGTCTTGATCATCTTAGCCTTCAACAGTGGCGTCAGTTGCCAGAGCATATGCCGCTGATTGAGAAAATTGCTCCTTATGCTCTTGCCTATCAGCCAGTCAGTTTTTCTGGAAAACCATTGCAAGCGGCCGTTATCGGCGCAGATGAGGCTTTGGCAGACATCATCGACATTCAATTGGCAGAAGGGTATTTCGTCTCCTTTGTGGAATCATTTGAGCATTTTTGTGTCATAGGGGATGGACTTGCCCGTCAATTAAAAGAAGCCAGTCAAGATAATCCGGTGGGTCGTCAGCTTCGCATTGGCTCCAATTTATATACCATTATTGGCATTGCCAAGCCCTGGAAAGAAAATGGATTTTTTAATGAAGACATTAACCAAGCCGTGATTATCCCCATTGGCGGAATGCCTTTAGTGCAGAAAGACAGTAAAATCAATAATGCCATTATCTTATTAAAGCCTGAGAGCCAAATTGATGAGGTGATAGAACAGATTAAGCAAATTATCACGTTTCAGGCTCCCAAATTAAATGTTTTTCCTCGTAGCGCCAAACAGATCATTGCCAGCATGGAAAATCAAGGACGGATTTTTACTTTATTGTTGGCGGTGATCGGAGGCATTTCATTATTGGTGGGGGGGATTGGAGTGATGAACGTCATGCTGGTTTCTGTCAGTGAGCGCAAAAAAGAAATCGGCATTCGCAAGGCTGTGGGGGCACGTAATCGGGAAATTCAGGACTTATTTCTCGTTGAATCGGTCATGCTCGGTTTATTGGGTGGAGTTCTCGGCGTTGTTTTAGGTTTGACAGCGACGTTGGTGATTGCTGTTTTCAGCCACTGGACGTTTCATTTCTACATTATGCCTTCCCTAGCTGGATTTGCTGTTTCAGTAACCACCGGCATTTTCTTTGGTTATTATCCGGCAAAATGGGCAGCAAAACTGGAGCCCATTGCTTCTCTTCGAGGAGAATAA
- a CDS encoding ABC transporter ATP-binding protein codes for MAENPLISLTQIDKSYSLEGTAHRILKAISLKVYEGDMLAIVGASGSGKSTLMNIIGLLDTADSGEYWLKNRDVAKLSADEAAGLRNQSIGFVFQQFNLLPRFTAHQNIALPLTYRNMSAAEREQKVDDALKRVGMSAYARHRPPQLSGGQQQRIAIARALVAEPSVILADEPTGALDSKTSTDIMNLFLSLHNEGRTLIIVTHDEQVAQQCQRRILLADGEVKTALQKAD; via the coding sequence ATGGCTGAAAATCCACTGATATCCTTAACTCAGATTGATAAAAGCTATTCTCTTGAGGGGACCGCTCATCGCATTTTGAAAGCAATTTCACTTAAGGTGTATGAGGGGGATATGCTGGCCATTGTAGGCGCCTCTGGTTCAGGCAAGTCCACTTTAATGAATATTATCGGACTTCTTGATACCGCCGACAGCGGTGAATACTGGTTAAAAAACCGAGATGTAGCTAAGCTTAGCGCTGATGAAGCGGCAGGATTGCGCAATCAAAGCATTGGATTTGTTTTTCAGCAATTTAATTTATTGCCCAGATTCACTGCCCATCAGAACATTGCCTTGCCGTTAACCTATCGTAACATGTCAGCGGCAGAACGAGAGCAAAAAGTGGATGATGCGCTCAAGCGCGTAGGCATGTCTGCTTATGCCAGACATCGACCACCACAGTTATCAGGCGGTCAGCAGCAGCGCATTGCTATTGCCCGAGCTTTAGTGGCTGAACCGAGTGTTATTCTTGCCGATGAGCCAACCGGGGCTCTGGACTCAAAAACCAGTACTGATATCATGAATTTATTTCTCAGCCTGCACAATGAGGGACGCACACTCATCATAGTGACTCATGATGAACAGGTTGCTCAGCAATGCCAGCGCAGAATTCTTCTTGCCGATGGAGAAGTGAAAACGGCATTGCAAAAAGCCGACTGA
- a CDS encoding efflux RND transporter periplasmic adaptor subunit, with protein sequence MNIKLKFLIMMSISLFLLACGNESKQKSAHHKVYQVKKMSIQKKLHFTGNIQPLAESSLSSPVDAIIEKIHYQYGQWVKKGDILLTLNSSALQKQYNDALTEYLKAKDNYTIARTKFTGTQELWAVGLLSKNNYLSEKSSFDNARVVLMQTTRYLAEMLEKMDEESVPDLADLSELSYSEFDKVRKALTARHNIVHIKAPNDGILLYPPKSNDDKAARLAVGNVVKADQLIGLIGDLNGIRVEIDIPEIDIDKVYTGMEATVRGIAFGKEEFKGKLVSVNAQASTNSIGGLPSFTAIVEIKKLTPQQQAYIKVGMSASIELATESKEQLLIPINAIQQEKGQSVVRIKEKNGQWSTKIVTTGAAEADKVIITSGLKEGDWVLYG encoded by the coding sequence ATGAACATTAAGTTGAAATTTTTAATCATGATGTCCATAAGCCTTTTTTTACTGGCGTGTGGCAATGAAAGCAAGCAAAAATCAGCGCATCATAAGGTTTATCAGGTAAAAAAAATGTCCATACAGAAAAAACTGCATTTTACCGGTAATATCCAGCCTTTAGCTGAAAGCTCGTTAAGCAGTCCTGTGGATGCCATTATTGAAAAAATCCATTACCAATATGGCCAGTGGGTAAAAAAAGGCGACATTCTGCTGACCCTAAATTCCAGCGCATTACAAAAGCAATACAATGATGCCTTAACCGAATACTTAAAGGCCAAAGACAATTACACCATTGCCCGTACTAAATTTACAGGAACTCAGGAGTTATGGGCTGTGGGTTTGTTATCGAAAAATAATTACCTGAGTGAAAAATCAAGTTTTGATAACGCCCGTGTGGTTTTGATGCAAACCACACGCTATCTCGCTGAAATGCTGGAAAAAATGGATGAAGAGAGTGTCCCTGACTTGGCCGATTTGTCAGAACTGTCCTACTCAGAATTTGATAAGGTGAGGAAAGCCTTAACGGCGCGTCATAATATTGTTCATATCAAGGCTCCAAATGATGGTATTTTGCTTTATCCACCCAAATCTAATGACGACAAAGCTGCCCGACTTGCAGTAGGCAACGTCGTCAAGGCGGATCAACTGATAGGTTTGATTGGTGATTTGAACGGGATTCGGGTTGAAATTGATATTCCTGAAATTGATATTGATAAAGTATATACAGGCATGGAGGCCACGGTTCGCGGCATTGCTTTTGGAAAAGAGGAATTTAAGGGTAAACTTGTTTCCGTGAATGCGCAAGCCTCAACGAACAGCATTGGGGGATTGCCTTCCTTTACTGCCATTGTGGAAATAAAAAAGTTAACCCCACAACAACAGGCTTATATAAAAGTTGGTATGAGCGCTTCTATAGAATTAGCTACAGAAAGCAAGGAGCAACTGCTTATTCCCATCAATGCCATCCAACAAGAGAAGGGGCAGTCTGTGGTCAGGATTAAAGAAAAAAACGGTCAATGGTCAACAAAAATCGTGACCACAGGGGCAGCGGAAGCGGACAAAGTCATTATAACCTCAGGTCTTAAGGAAGGCGATTGGGTGCTTTATGGCTGA
- a CDS encoding TolC family protein, with amino-acid sequence MHNLFFYLLFFILVISSGQAQEAKNRIIPAQSIHEKAQIQPAQSRLQAAIHQPEYMLNHWVLLPTAPDSRDRKVLKLTLREAILLALRYNPNIQNVELDRIIQRYQLRLAQNEFELQYALVGSANIEKSRYSGVGNATTHSALATPELGLRTKLGTDVSLTMNNNVETYDSYSPVLSFSLTQPLLRGFGKSVNEVGLLNAIDNETLNKLNMRQSISNQVTEVITAYRSLILSGNNLQNQKLQLKEAKRSYEINEKKIEAGQLEPTGNIQQSYQIESLSLLVEQAENEFKTAAQNLLQTIGLDPQMHLSVPSDVSVDKIVIPDLKQSIEQALNHNTDYLALHLAYKADERAYTVAKNQQLWQLDFSANVQAGNLSDVGGDRGLRSIYSGRNINESARLTLKIPINDLDRRRELINAKVKLEKDRLNLIAAKRALITNVTNLINSIESQAKRYQLAQKQVKLAEQSYALQKKRQEAGISTALDVNNTQNQLIQAQAGLISAKIAYLNQLSALQRLLGTTLDEWQIKLRYGE; translated from the coding sequence ATGCATAATTTATTTTTTTACCTGTTGTTTTTCATCCTTGTCATTAGCTCTGGCCAGGCACAGGAGGCCAAGAATCGAATCATTCCAGCTCAGTCCATCCATGAAAAGGCACAGATTCAGCCTGCGCAGTCTCGTCTTCAGGCGGCCATCCATCAGCCGGAATACATGCTCAATCATTGGGTGCTTTTACCGACTGCACCTGATTCAAGAGACAGAAAAGTCTTGAAGTTGACTTTGCGCGAAGCCATTCTACTGGCCTTACGTTATAATCCAAACATTCAAAATGTGGAATTGGACCGCATTATTCAGCGTTATCAACTACGTCTTGCCCAAAATGAATTTGAACTGCAATATGCCTTGGTCGGTTCGGCAAATATTGAAAAAAGCCGTTATTCTGGTGTTGGCAATGCCACAACCCATTCCGCGTTGGCTACCCCAGAATTAGGATTAAGGACAAAACTGGGCACAGATGTTTCCTTAACCATGAACAACAATGTAGAAACATATGATTCTTATAGCCCCGTACTGAGTTTTTCTCTGACTCAGCCTTTGTTAAGAGGCTTTGGTAAATCCGTTAATGAAGTTGGCCTGTTAAACGCCATCGATAATGAAACTTTGAACAAACTCAATATGCGACAATCCATAAGTAATCAGGTGACTGAGGTGATTACGGCTTATCGTTCCCTGATTTTAAGCGGCAATAATCTGCAGAATCAAAAGCTCCAGCTTAAAGAAGCAAAACGTTCTTATGAAATTAATGAAAAAAAAATAGAAGCCGGACAACTTGAACCTACGGGAAACATTCAACAATCATACCAGATTGAATCATTAAGCCTGCTGGTAGAGCAGGCAGAAAATGAATTTAAGACAGCGGCGCAAAATTTATTACAGACAATAGGGCTTGATCCGCAGATGCATCTTTCCGTTCCAAGCGATGTTAGTGTGGACAAGATTGTGATTCCAGATTTAAAACAGTCAATAGAGCAAGCATTAAATCATAATACCGATTATCTCGCTTTGCACTTGGCTTATAAAGCGGACGAACGGGCTTATACTGTTGCAAAAAATCAGCAGTTGTGGCAGCTTGATTTCTCAGCCAATGTGCAAGCCGGCAATTTATCCGATGTTGGTGGTGACCGTGGCCTGCGCAGCATTTATAGCGGCAGGAACATTAATGAATCAGCGCGCTTGACGTTGAAAATTCCTATCAATGATCTTGACCGCCGAAGGGAGCTGATTAATGCCAAAGTGAAACTGGAAAAAGACCGGCTGAATCTTATTGCCGCTAAAAGAGCATTGATCACGAATGTCACCAATTTGATTAATTCAATTGAGAGTCAGGCGAAACGATATCAATTGGCACAAAAACAGGTCAAACTGGCCGAACAGTCCTATGCACTACAGAAGAAACGACAGGAAGCTGGTATCTCGACTGCACTGGATGTCAATAACACGCAGAACCAGCTAATTCAGGCACAGGCTGGGCTAATTTCAGCCAAAATAGCCTATTTAAATCAACTATCTGCTCTCCAGCGACTGTTGGGCACTACGCTGGATGAGTGGCAAATCAAACTCAGGTACGGTGAATGA
- a CDS encoding symmetrical bis(5'-nucleosyl)-tetraphosphatase, whose amino-acid sequence MVDYAIGDIQGCYDALQRLLERIDFNEKKDQLWLVGDLVNRGPQSLEVLRFIKGLPLPANITLGNHDLHLLGAMFGGHPWRGKDDTIGPVLAADDAEDIGHWLRHQALLIHSETFNLVMSHAGIAPLWNLTKAKKLAREMENVLQGEGYIEFLKQMYGNEPDIWSDTLTGMDRLRVITNYFTRMRFCDANGRLLFGYKGTIAKAPSHFYPWYEVPHRCEIEEDIVFGHWAALEGKCLHPKLYPIDTGCLWGGELTALRLHDRKRFTVPGLERN is encoded by the coding sequence GTGGTTGATTACGCCATAGGTGATATACAAGGCTGTTATGATGCCTTGCAGCGTTTACTTGAGCGTATCGATTTTAATGAAAAAAAAGATCAGCTATGGCTGGTAGGTGATTTAGTCAATCGTGGCCCGCAATCGCTTGAGGTCTTGCGTTTTATCAAAGGACTGCCATTACCGGCAAACATCACCCTGGGCAATCATGATTTACATTTATTAGGCGCTATGTTTGGTGGCCATCCCTGGCGGGGAAAAGATGATACGATTGGTCCTGTCCTTGCTGCCGACGATGCGGAAGACATCGGACATTGGCTGCGTCATCAAGCTTTGTTAATACATAGTGAAACATTCAATCTGGTGATGTCACATGCAGGAATTGCTCCATTATGGAATCTGACCAAGGCTAAAAAGCTGGCTCGCGAAATGGAAAACGTTTTACAAGGAGAAGGCTATATTGAATTTCTTAAACAAATGTATGGGAATGAACCTGATATTTGGTCGGATACTTTGACGGGCATGGATCGTTTGAGGGTAATTACCAATTACTTCACTCGCATGCGTTTTTGTGATGCCAATGGGCGATTGCTGTTTGGTTACAAGGGGACCATTGCCAAAGCTCCTTCTCATTTTTATCCTTGGTATGAAGTCCCTCATCGTTGTGAAATTGAAGAGGACATTGTGTTTGGGCATTGGGCCGCTTTGGAAGGTAAATGCCTACATCCAAAGCTTTACCCTATCGATACAGGTTGTCTCTGGGGAGGCGAGTTGACTGCACTTCGTCTGCATGACAGGAAGCGTTTTACAGTTCCTGGACTGGAGAGGAATTAG
- a CDS encoding TraI domain-containing protein encodes MFRRQGKKTVAQSTRSMKDLIKILPVRQLLADEKRQNLLAEMKSLSGLEESRYESLCVVLINNLIQYCQSLPETSHHYYSQPGGIIDHALNRTEAALSLFSQFVVLDENAELSEQQKLWQYALYSAALLKGIGKLFVDFSINLYDNHGYLLKSWNPLLENLTTFGKYYDYSFEKEPDIEFRRRLNLLLARAIVPASGFAWIASDVDVLTVWLALLNEDERSAGTLGAILIRADAIAIQRYFNRLMVKGFGGRTGRYGRIGAFSDSTPASITEKEQQIGIEFIQWLARALEKGQIQLNKTPLFMVPGGMLMSADVFKWFVRENPEFKNWQAVQNGFLSLGLHEKGFDGKPTTSFEQINNQQIHSGVVFEKYGVVLPEKLQVHNMNTGKSVNRSAMDVIHSTELANHFVRAHSSSPQASVQHLSSSGQWKKPEVTQAAIHPGVKRSG; translated from the coding sequence TTGTTTCGTCGTCAAGGAAAAAAAACCGTTGCTCAATCGACCAGGTCTATGAAAGACTTAATAAAAATCCTTCCTGTCCGGCAATTGCTGGCGGATGAAAAGCGGCAAAATCTGCTGGCTGAGATGAAATCGCTAAGCGGTCTGGAAGAGTCGCGTTATGAAAGTCTGTGCGTGGTTTTGATCAATAATTTAATCCAATATTGTCAGAGTCTGCCCGAGACAAGCCATCACTATTATTCTCAACCAGGTGGAATTATCGATCATGCTTTGAATCGAACCGAGGCGGCCTTGAGTCTGTTCAGCCAGTTTGTGGTATTGGATGAAAACGCCGAATTGTCAGAGCAGCAAAAACTTTGGCAATATGCCTTATATTCAGCGGCCCTTTTAAAAGGGATCGGCAAATTGTTTGTTGATTTTAGCATCAATTTATATGACAACCACGGATATTTGTTAAAATCCTGGAATCCTTTATTGGAAAATTTGACGACCTTTGGCAAGTATTATGATTATTCTTTTGAAAAGGAACCGGACATTGAGTTTCGCAGACGTTTGAATCTTTTGCTGGCTCGCGCAATTGTCCCTGCCAGCGGCTTTGCCTGGATTGCTTCGGATGTTGATGTTCTAACGGTCTGGCTGGCCTTGCTCAATGAAGATGAGCGTTCGGCAGGTACTTTAGGAGCTATTTTAATTCGCGCCGATGCCATTGCCATTCAACGTTATTTTAACCGATTGATGGTTAAAGGTTTTGGTGGACGAACAGGTCGTTATGGGCGTATAGGCGCCTTCAGTGACAGCACTCCCGCTTCTATCACGGAAAAAGAGCAACAGATAGGCATTGAATTCATTCAATGGTTAGCGCGCGCCCTTGAGAAAGGGCAAATCCAGCTGAATAAAACGCCCTTGTTTATGGTTCCGGGAGGCATGTTAATGTCTGCGGATGTATTTAAATGGTTTGTGCGCGAAAATCCTGAGTTTAAAAACTGGCAGGCTGTTCAAAACGGTTTTCTGTCTCTAGGTCTGCATGAAAAAGGGTTCGATGGCAAGCCAACGACAAGTTTTGAGCAAATCAATAATCAGCAAATTCATAGCGGCGTTGTTTTTGAAAAATACGGCGTGGTCCTCCCTGAAAAACTACAGGTTCATAACATGAACACAGGAAAGTCAGTCAACCGTTCGGCCATGGATGTGATACATTCTACCGAACTTGCCAATCATTTTGTTCGCGCACACTCCTCTTCGCCTCAGGCATCCGTCCAACATCTCTCATCTTCCGGGCAATGGAAAAAACCAGAAGTGACTCAGGCAGCCATTCATCCAGGGGTGAAACGAAGTGGTTGA
- the rsmA gene encoding 16S rRNA (adenine(1518)-N(6)/adenine(1519)-N(6))-dimethyltransferase RsmA: MKHRPRKRFGQNFLQNEEVVENILQAVHPRPKDNMLEIGPGLGALTRPLLKRLNQLIAIEIDRDLHAQLAALPEGQNKLTLIAADALAFDYRQFGNHLRIIGNLPYNISTPLILHLLKYHTSIDDMHFMLQKEVVDRLAAKPGTKAYGRLTVMVQYHCQVDYLFSVPSEAFHPKPKVESAVVRLVPFKESPFEEVAFERLETLAAKAFAMRRKTLANNLKGVISAEDLSKLGIDPGHRPEQISIKNYVQIAKFIYN, from the coding sequence GTGAAGCATCGTCCACGCAAACGGTTTGGCCAGAATTTTCTACAAAATGAAGAAGTGGTTGAAAACATTTTACAGGCTGTTCATCCCAGGCCCAAAGATAATATGCTGGAAATTGGACCAGGACTCGGTGCACTTACCCGTCCTTTATTAAAGCGCTTAAATCAACTTATCGCTATTGAAATCGATAGAGATTTACACGCCCAACTTGCAGCTTTGCCAGAAGGACAAAACAAGCTTACTCTGATTGCGGCTGATGCATTAGCGTTTGATTATCGTCAATTTGGAAATCATCTGCGTATTATCGGAAATTTGCCCTATAATATTTCCACACCATTGATTTTGCACTTGTTAAAATATCACACGAGCATTGATGACATGCATTTTATGTTACAAAAGGAAGTTGTTGACCGCCTTGCTGCGAAACCTGGTACAAAGGCCTACGGGCGTTTAACGGTTATGGTACAATACCATTGTCAGGTGGATTATTTATTTTCTGTGCCTTCAGAAGCTTTTCATCCGAAACCAAAGGTTGAGTCAGCTGTTGTGCGCCTGGTTCCCTTTAAAGAATCACCGTTTGAGGAGGTTGCTTTTGAACGGCTCGAAACATTGGCTGCCAAGGCTTTCGCTATGCGCCGTAAAACATTGGCTAATAATTTGAAAGGCGTAATTTCAGCTGAGGATTTATCCAAACTTGGCATTGATCCTGGGCATCGACCTGAACAAATTTCAATAAAGAATTATGTTCAGATAGCGAAATTTATTTACAATTAG